One genomic region from uncultured Cohaesibacter sp. encodes:
- a CDS encoding TRAP transporter large permease has protein sequence MIYVIFVVGLLIGMPIAIAIVGTLLVFMAMNDAPYTIRVVATEMFRGLNSFPLLAIPLFVLAGEVMNESGITGRIIAFANVLVGRLRAGLALVNIWASVIFAGLSGSAIADTSAIGRVFIPEMEKHGYNRAFAAAITAASSVIGPIIPPSIPVIIYALIVSGVSVPALFLAGIVPGVLLAIFLSAYVMATVKIEDRGGESELLRQPPAKAFLDGLLPLMMPVFVVGSILLGVVTPTEAASFAVAYALFLGIFVYHKITIKSLPRIFAGAMKDSSVIMIIMAAVGAANWLLTYNRVPNILTDWVLSNVDGKVAFLIAVNLLFLFVGLFLEGIAAMLVLVPILHPIAVSLGVDPTHFGIVVIFNLMIGLITPPLGLCLFVAEAIAGVGMAKLTRAVLPLFLVEVVVLFIITFVPDVVIALPRYFGY, from the coding sequence ATGATTTATGTAATCTTCGTGGTCGGCCTGCTGATCGGTATGCCCATCGCTATCGCCATTGTCGGGACATTGTTGGTCTTCATGGCGATGAATGATGCTCCCTATACAATCCGCGTCGTGGCGACGGAAATGTTCCGCGGGCTCAACTCCTTCCCGCTTCTTGCTATCCCCCTGTTCGTGCTTGCGGGTGAAGTGATGAACGAAAGCGGCATCACCGGACGCATCATCGCTTTTGCCAACGTGCTTGTCGGGCGTCTTCGTGCAGGGCTTGCCCTTGTCAACATCTGGGCCTCGGTGATCTTCGCCGGTCTGTCCGGATCGGCCATCGCTGACACATCGGCCATTGGTCGCGTTTTCATTCCCGAGATGGAAAAGCACGGCTACAACCGGGCCTTCGCCGCCGCGATCACCGCGGCGTCTTCAGTCATCGGGCCGATCATTCCCCCTTCGATCCCGGTCATCATCTACGCGTTGATCGTGTCAGGGGTTTCAGTGCCCGCCCTGTTCCTTGCGGGGATTGTTCCGGGTGTGCTGCTTGCCATCTTCCTGTCTGCCTATGTCATGGCGACGGTCAAGATCGAGGACAGAGGCGGCGAGAGTGAACTCCTGCGTCAGCCGCCTGCAAAAGCCTTTCTTGATGGCCTCTTGCCGCTGATGATGCCGGTGTTTGTCGTTGGCTCGATCCTGCTCGGTGTCGTGACGCCGACAGAGGCGGCGTCCTTTGCTGTGGCCTACGCGCTGTTCCTCGGCATCTTCGTCTATCACAAGATCACGATCAAATCGTTGCCGCGCATCTTTGCCGGTGCCATGAAAGACAGCTCGGTCATCATGATCATCATGGCGGCCGTCGGCGCGGCCAACTGGCTTCTGACCTACAACCGTGTGCCGAACATCCTCACGGACTGGGTGCTGTCCAACGTCGATGGCAAGGTGGCGTTCCTGATTGCAGTGAACCTGCTGTTCCTGTTTGTCGGGCTGTTTCTTGAGGGCATCGCTGCTATGCTCGTGCTGGTGCCGATCCTGCACCCGATTGCCGTGTCCCTCGGGGTCGATCCCACTCATTTCGGCATCGTGGTGATCTTCAACTTGATGATCGGCCTGATCACGCCACCGCTCGGCCTCTGTCTGTTCGTCGCCGAGGCCATAGCGGGGGTCGGTATGGCGAAACTGACGAGGGCGGTCTTGCCATTGTTCCTGGTTGAGGTGGTCGTGCTATTCATCATCACCTTTGTGCCAGACGTGGTGATCGCTCTACCGAGGTACTTCGGCTATTGA
- a CDS encoding shikimate dehydrogenase produces MQAERAAVATADVRVGLIGCGILRSRTPAMHMAEAKAQGFVCTYDLLDMEDDERRDMSLAEMLDRVEADGYAGVNVTYPYKMEVISLLDELSVNAAAVGAVNTVVFKDGKRFGHNTDLWGFAESFHRGLKGAVKDDVLLIGAGGAGVAVANALANAGIKRLSIHDVDYNRALDLVEHIAERHPELPARAIAEISDAFSGGRPNGVVNATPMGMAKLPGSALPIEYLSDNLWVADIVYFPLETQLLKDARDHGCKTLPGSGMAVFQAVRAFELFTGQPADPERMKATFDAFDSKPSG; encoded by the coding sequence ATGCAGGCAGAACGCGCCGCGGTTGCGACCGCTGATGTGCGGGTCGGGTTGATTGGATGCGGTATCCTTCGGTCTAGGACGCCAGCCATGCACATGGCCGAAGCGAAGGCTCAGGGCTTCGTCTGCACCTACGATCTTCTCGACATGGAAGACGACGAGCGCAGGGACATGAGCCTTGCCGAAATGCTTGATCGCGTAGAAGCTGACGGTTACGCCGGGGTCAATGTTACCTACCCTTACAAGATGGAAGTGATTTCCCTGCTTGATGAGCTGTCCGTCAACGCTGCCGCTGTTGGGGCCGTGAACACAGTTGTCTTCAAGGATGGCAAGCGCTTCGGGCACAACACGGACCTATGGGGCTTTGCCGAGAGCTTTCACCGTGGCCTCAAGGGCGCGGTCAAGGATGATGTTCTGCTGATCGGGGCAGGGGGAGCCGGTGTTGCTGTCGCCAATGCTCTGGCCAATGCGGGCATCAAGCGTCTGTCGATCCACGATGTCGACTACAATCGGGCGCTCGATCTGGTCGAGCATATTGCCGAGCGCCATCCCGAACTGCCGGCTCGGGCGATCGCGGAGATCAGCGATGCTTTTTCCGGGGGACGACCAAACGGCGTTGTCAACGCCACTCCGATGGGCATGGCAAAGCTGCCCGGATCCGCTCTGCCAATTGAGTATCTGTCCGACAATCTTTGGGTTGCGGACATCGTTTATTTTCCGCTTGAAACACAATTGCTCAAAGACGCACGAGACCATGGTTGCAAAACCTTGCCCGGCTCAGGCATGGCGGTCTTCCAGGCCGTTCGTGCGTTTGAACTGTTTACGGGTCAGCCCGCTGATCCCGAACGTATGAAGGCAACATTCGATGCCTTCGATTCAAAACCTAGTGGTTAA
- a CDS encoding TetR/AcrR family transcriptional regulator: MTESSDAENKRVRSWKQDPEAVRADILRAAKTEFAKHGLAGTRVKDIADRIQTSRRMIFYYFSDKEGLYRAVLEEAYKSVREAEEELNLDGLPPIKALSKLVEFTFDHHRQNEDFIRLVMNENMLNGQYITQSTSLHITNTKVIKQLSRICEAGVKEGVFKPGLSPLELHWQISALSFFNVSNRSTFSVIFGNELFSEDGQVTMRQHIVDCIVSSVLAK; this comes from the coding sequence ATGACAGAGTCGAGCGACGCTGAGAATAAAAGAGTGCGATCCTGGAAGCAGGATCCAGAAGCCGTACGCGCTGACATTCTGCGTGCAGCCAAGACCGAATTTGCTAAACACGGGCTGGCTGGCACGCGAGTGAAGGATATCGCAGACCGAATCCAGACTTCACGCAGAATGATTTTCTATTATTTCAGCGACAAGGAAGGCCTCTATCGGGCAGTTCTCGAAGAGGCCTACAAGAGCGTCCGTGAGGCCGAAGAAGAGCTTAATCTTGACGGCCTTCCCCCGATAAAAGCCCTGTCCAAGCTGGTGGAATTCACGTTCGATCACCATCGCCAGAATGAGGATTTCATTCGGCTGGTCATGAACGAGAACATGCTCAACGGCCAGTATATCACGCAAAGCACGTCGCTTCACATCACCAACACGAAGGTCATCAAGCAGCTCAGCCGAATCTGTGAGGCCGGCGTCAAGGAAGGTGTCTTCAAGCCCGGACTGTCGCCGCTTGAGCTTCACTGGCAGATCAGTGCCCTGTCCTTCTTCAACGTGTCGAACCGTTCAACCTTTTCGGTCATCTTTGGCAACGAGCTGTTCTCTGAAGACGGGCAAGTGACGATGAGACAACACATCGTCGACTGCATTGTCTCATCGGTTCTGGCGAAATGA
- a CDS encoding TRAP transporter large permease: MLLLICSLVLFMLFGVPIAYSMGLSGLLYFLTYHPELIAVLPARVYAGMNSSVMLSLPLFIVMGHLMNHGGLTARLIDFCMMFVGRLRGGLGLVSVMTSMVFGGISGSSVSDAASIGQVMIPAMRNKGYPVRTATGLIAASSTMGMIIPPSIPMVIYAFAASESVGRLFLGSLFAGVMVGVFMMGIVLVLARRNDYPCEEVDLSMSNVMRCTMEGVPALFMPLIVVGSVVTGIATATESAAVGALYALIVGLFIYRGITIADLPKLFGEAILSSANVMVIIAFSGVFTWILALEHVTQTIGLLFMDLQLGPQSALLVVAVIILLIGFFVDVSPAILLLTPVFLPALKLLGVSPIQFGAVLISGLAVGLVTPPVGMCLNVCASVSGESILSVFRGALPFLLANFLVLVLLSLFPVLSVWLPSVLMGS; encoded by the coding sequence ATGCTTCTCCTCATCTGCAGTCTCGTTCTGTTCATGCTGTTCGGAGTGCCCATTGCCTATTCGATGGGGCTGTCCGGCTTGCTCTATTTCCTCACCTACCATCCCGAGCTGATCGCCGTACTGCCTGCGCGGGTCTATGCAGGCATGAACAGCTCGGTCATGCTGTCCTTGCCATTGTTCATTGTCATGGGACACCTGATGAACCACGGTGGGCTCACCGCACGCCTCATTGATTTCTGCATGATGTTTGTTGGCCGTCTGAGAGGCGGTCTGGGTCTGGTCTCCGTAATGACCTCCATGGTATTCGGCGGCATCTCTGGCTCCTCAGTGTCCGACGCCGCCTCGATCGGGCAGGTGATGATCCCTGCGATGCGCAACAAGGGCTATCCCGTGCGCACGGCGACAGGACTGATCGCTGCCTCCTCGACGATGGGCATGATCATTCCCCCATCCATTCCTATGGTAATCTACGCCTTTGCCGCGTCCGAGTCCGTGGGGCGGCTGTTCTTGGGCAGCCTCTTTGCGGGAGTGATGGTTGGTGTCTTCATGATGGGTATCGTGCTGGTGCTCGCCAGACGCAACGATTATCCGTGCGAGGAAGTCGACCTTTCCATGTCGAATGTCATGCGATGCACCATGGAAGGGGTTCCGGCGCTGTTCATGCCGCTGATCGTGGTCGGCTCAGTCGTCACCGGCATCGCCACGGCGACAGAATCGGCCGCCGTCGGTGCGCTCTATGCCCTGATTGTCGGGCTTTTCATCTATCGTGGCATCACGATTGCCGATCTGCCCAAACTGTTTGGCGAAGCAATCCTTAGCTCCGCCAACGTGATGGTCATCATTGCCTTCTCGGGGGTGTTTACCTGGATTTTGGCCCTTGAGCATGTCACTCAGACCATCGGCCTACTGTTCATGGATCTGCAATTGGGGCCGCAGAGCGCCTTGCTTGTCGTGGCGGTGATCATTCTGCTGATCGGCTTCTTTGTTGACGTCAGCCCTGCGATCCTGCTGCTGACCCCGGTCTTCCTGCCTGCGCTCAAACTGTTGGGCGTTTCGCCGATCCAGTTCGGGGCGGTGCTGATTTCCGGGCTCGCCGTGGGACTGGTCACGCCTCCTGTCGGCATGTGCCTCAATGTTTGCGCCTCTGTCTCTGGCGAGAGCATTCTTTCCGTCTTCAGAGGGGCCTTGCCGTTCTTGCTGGCGAACTTTCTGGTGCTGGTGCTGCTCAGCCTGTTTCCGGTGCTTAGCGTCTGGCTGCCATCGGTGCTGATGGGAAGCTAA
- a CDS encoding DctP family TRAP transporter solute-binding subunit: MTFNMTKLAAVAAITFGMASVASAQTIRVAHVDPDEWTASKKGAAAHIFKNIVEGESDLKVELFPAGALGNETELVGQAQEGLTQVVLVSGAMSKICPAAGVLDIPYTFSSATVAWEVLDGEFGKALGEHCLEQTGLRTLAYGETGFRNFTNSTREIRKPEDMKGLKFRVQPIPLYVEMVKGLGGEPTPIAWTELPNALTTGVVDGQENPVGVIYNNGLHKLQKYMTLDGHVYGADFILISDEFYEGLTPAQQEVITKAAKVAGTMGRAIQQWGTAEGVNKVQQEGMQVYSPTADEIAAFAEKAQPAVVEYLRGELGEEAVWIDRLQEAVAAVK, from the coding sequence ATGACGTTCAACATGACGAAGCTTGCTGCCGTCGCCGCCATCACCTTTGGGATGGCATCTGTCGCCAGCGCACAAACCATCCGCGTGGCTCACGTGGATCCTGACGAATGGACCGCATCCAAAAAGGGCGCCGCAGCCCATATCTTTAAAAATATCGTGGAAGGCGAATCCGATCTGAAGGTTGAACTGTTCCCGGCCGGCGCGCTGGGCAACGAAACCGAACTCGTCGGACAGGCTCAGGAAGGTCTCACTCAGGTCGTTCTGGTGTCCGGTGCCATGTCCAAAATCTGCCCGGCTGCCGGCGTGCTGGATATCCCCTACACCTTCTCTTCGGCCACGGTCGCATGGGAAGTACTTGATGGTGAATTCGGCAAGGCTCTTGGCGAACATTGCCTGGAACAGACCGGCCTTCGCACGCTTGCCTATGGTGAAACCGGCTTCCGCAACTTCACCAACAGCACCCGCGAAATCCGTAAGCCCGAGGATATGAAGGGCCTGAAATTCCGCGTTCAGCCTATTCCGCTCTATGTGGAAATGGTCAAGGGTCTTGGTGGTGAGCCAACCCCGATCGCATGGACCGAACTTCCTAACGCTCTGACCACCGGTGTGGTCGACGGTCAGGAAAACCCGGTTGGCGTGATCTACAACAACGGTCTGCACAAGCTCCAGAAATACATGACCCTCGACGGTCACGTCTATGGTGCTGACTTCATCCTGATTTCTGATGAATTCTATGAAGGCCTCACCCCTGCTCAGCAGGAAGTGATCACCAAGGCTGCCAAGGTTGCCGGCACCATGGGTCGTGCAATTCAGCAGTGGGGCACGGCAGAAGGCGTGAACAAGGTTCAGCAAGAAGGCATGCAGGTCTATTCTCCGACCGCAGACGAAATCGCAGCTTTTGCTGAAAAAGCACAGCCAGCTGTCGTAGAATATCTGCGCGGTGAACTGGGCGAAGAAGCCGTCTGGATCGATCGTCTGCAGGAAGCTGTAGCAGCCGTCAAATAA
- a CDS encoding LysR family transcriptional regulator: protein MLTLRQIEVIRAIMVAGTVKGAAELLNVSAPGISRVMKYTEDQLGIRLFSRIHGRYVPTEEARDIFEQITAVFHSVENLHFAIDALKMGQKQSVSFGAVPSIAHYVFPSAVADLKHRFPDLELHLNIIKIEEAIDYLLLRKGELVAMSYKLDHPGLSVQPLFTGQLYAIVPSDHPLATKAAISIAELASETLIGIEPDDPYGQLLKEPFDRQGIDVSYSVVARNSQTVSTLVSHGLGVALVDELSLAGPQQHPGIVVRPLQEEATFRTYAVFNADQPRSVFADAMVGCLIGQMKKAAAERKRLSSVSAVQTAQ, encoded by the coding sequence ATGCTGACCTTGCGACAGATCGAAGTCATTCGTGCCATCATGGTGGCCGGTACCGTCAAGGGTGCTGCGGAGTTGCTCAATGTCTCTGCCCCCGGGATCAGTCGGGTCATGAAATACACCGAGGATCAGCTGGGCATCCGACTGTTCTCCCGAATCCATGGCCGTTATGTCCCCACGGAGGAAGCTCGCGATATCTTCGAGCAGATCACGGCAGTCTTCCATTCGGTCGAGAATCTGCACTTCGCGATTGACGCCCTGAAGATGGGCCAGAAGCAATCGGTCTCCTTCGGAGCCGTGCCGTCCATCGCCCATTATGTTTTTCCCAGTGCGGTAGCGGACCTCAAGCACAGGTTTCCCGACCTTGAGCTGCATCTGAACATCATCAAGATCGAGGAAGCCATCGACTATCTGCTCCTGCGCAAGGGGGAGCTGGTTGCGATGAGCTACAAGCTCGATCATCCGGGTCTGTCGGTTCAGCCGCTGTTCACCGGGCAGCTCTATGCCATCGTTCCGTCCGATCATCCGCTGGCCACCAAGGCAGCCATCTCGATTGCCGAGCTGGCAAGCGAAACCCTGATCGGTATCGAACCCGATGACCCATACGGCCAATTGCTGAAAGAGCCGTTCGACAGGCAGGGCATCGACGTCAGCTACTCGGTCGTGGCGCGCAACAGTCAGACAGTGTCAACGCTGGTCTCCCATGGGCTCGGGGTTGCGCTTGTTGATGAGCTGTCTCTTGCCGGGCCGCAACAACATCCCGGCATCGTGGTGCGTCCACTGCAGGAAGAAGCCACCTTCCGCACCTATGCGGTCTTCAACGCGGATCAGCCGCGTTCCGTCTTTGCCGATGCCATGGTCGGCTGCCTCATCGGGCAAATGAAAAAAGCCGCTGCAGAACGCAAGCGGCTTTCATCCGTTTCAGCGGTTCAAACGGCTCAATAG
- a CDS encoding TRAP transporter small permease subunit, whose product MEKVTRLVRNFYAFGAGCSMALVFGVIFVNAVRRYTIGKSIAWGEELPIYLAIYGVMFGISYAYMQDGHIRFTILIDTIAEKSKAWLFAFCDVLTCASGVALVFAGHAFAMRRGHVDSSGLKAVSKWIAESTGIDALVWIGKVGTWQYAMAIGGGMIAVAALLRLIERIREIQASKADPKSEEEVAA is encoded by the coding sequence ATGGAGAAGGTTACCCGTCTCGTTCGCAACTTTTACGCCTTTGGAGCAGGATGTTCCATGGCGCTAGTGTTCGGGGTCATTTTCGTCAATGCCGTTCGCCGCTATACGATCGGCAAATCCATTGCCTGGGGTGAGGAACTACCCATCTATCTGGCCATCTATGGTGTCATGTTCGGCATTTCCTACGCCTACATGCAGGATGGTCACATCCGCTTCACCATTCTGATCGATACGATCGCCGAGAAAAGCAAGGCCTGGCTGTTTGCTTTTTGTGACGTGCTCACCTGTGCAAGCGGTGTCGCTCTGGTCTTTGCAGGCCACGCCTTTGCGATGCGCCGCGGTCATGTCGACAGCTCGGGCCTGAAAGCCGTCTCGAAATGGATTGCCGAAAGCACCGGGATTGATGCCCTGGTCTGGATCGGCAAGGTCGGCACCTGGCAATATGCAATGGCCATTGGTGGGGGCATGATCGCCGTTGCCGCCCTGTTGCGCCTCATCGAACGGATCAGGGAAATTCAGGCGTCAAAGGCTGATCCTAAATCCGAGGAGGAGGTAGCGGCATGA